The genomic interval TGCTATGCTTCGAGAGTTATCTGCAGAACAACCAACACTGAAGGCTGCGCAAGAAGAACCTGAGCGGTTACCCTTAGCCAATCGAGAAGCCCACGAGCGTGCGCTCGATGAGACCCTGGCAGAAACCTTTCCGGCCAGCGATCCGCTTTCTTCGATTCCTGACCCGGCCAGCGATGATCCTCTGGCTGCATAGGTCAAAATCCCCAACAATATTGCCAAACCTGCTGGTTTTACGTGATAATACTTGTTTGTCTATTGCCCGATGACCCCACGGTAGGATCGTGTTATAGCGACCAGGCCGGGGAGGCGCGTTAGACGCTGCCGAGCAGTTTTTCCTAGTCATTAGAAAGGACAAGTTTTACAGTGTTAATGATTCGTTTAGCGCGCATTGGTGCGCGTAAGAAGCCGTATTACCGCGTGGTCGTGATCGAAAAAGACCGCGCCCGCAACGGACGGTCGGTAGAGGTTGTGGGAACCTACAATCCGCGTACGACTCCGGCCACCATTAATCTCAAACGGGACCGTATTGACCATTGGGTCTCCAAGGGCGCACAGTTGTCGGAGACCGTCAGCAAGCTTATCTCCAAGCAGGCGCAACCGGCTCCTGCGGCTTAGGTTCGTGGCTGGTGTGGCATTGACTTTATGGAGTTCCCTCGGCTCTAGAAAAAATCAGGAGTGCCGTCACCTATGACAGGCGAACCCGGTGGGGACATGAGAGCGCTCGTGGAACAGATGGCGAAGGCGCTCGTGGATGAACCAGATCAAGTTTCCGTCAATCTTGTCGAGGGAGATGGGGAAAGCGCCGTGCTTGAGTTGCGCGTTGCCCCCGGCGACCTGGGCAAAGTCATTGGCAAGCAGGGCCGCACAGCACGCTCGATGCGAACCATTCTGGGCGCAGCCGGCATGAAGCTGCAAAAGCGGTTCACGCTGGAAATTCTGGAGTAGCGCGTATCAGCGAAGGGTTTGTCACCATTGCGCGCGTCCTCAAACCCCAGGGGCGGCGCGGCGAAGTTGCAGCCGAACTTCACACCGATTTTCCCGAGCGGTTTGCCGAAGAACAGCGAGTGTTTCTGCTGGGAGCGGACGGAGAGCGGCGCGAGCTGGAGTTGGAAGAACACTGGCTGCACAAAGGCCGCGTGATTCTTAAGTTCCGCGGCGTAGATTCCATCAGCGAAGCCGAGTTGCTGGCAGATGCCCAGGTGCAGATTCAGGCCAGCGAGCGCCACACGCTGGAACCGGGCGCGGAGTATATCAGCGACCTGGTGGGTTGCTGCGTAGTGGACCTGAGCGGCACGCCTACGGAGATCGGTATTGTGCGAGAGGTCCAGTCGGGGGCGGGAGAAGCCCCGTTGCTGGTGATTGAGGCCGAAACGGAAAAAGGGAAGAGAGAGATTCTTGTGCCATTGGCCGCTGAATACTTGAAGAAGGTGGATGTAGCCGCCAAGCGCATTGAGATGATTTTGCCGGAAGGGTTATTGCAGCTTGATGCTCCTCTCACAGCAGAGGAAAAAGAGCGGCAGGCCCGAGGGAAATAGCGTAATAAGGCTAGTTCATGTTGGTCGGCCAGAAACAAGGGGTGAGCTTTTGGTGAGCGCCGTTCAGCGCGAA from Terriglobales bacterium carries:
- the rimM gene encoding ribosome maturation factor RimM (Essential for efficient processing of 16S rRNA) — protein: MARVLKPQGRRGEVAAELHTDFPERFAEEQRVFLLGADGERRELELEEHWLHKGRVILKFRGVDSISEAELLADAQVQIQASERHTLEPGAEYISDLVGCCVVDLSGTPTEIGIVREVQSGAGEAPLLVIEAETEKGKREILVPLAAEYLKKVDVAAKRIEMILPEGLLQLDAPLTAEEKERQARGK
- a CDS encoding KH domain-containing protein; translated protein: MTGEPGGDMRALVEQMAKALVDEPDQVSVNLVEGDGESAVLELRVAPGDLGKVIGKQGRTARSMRTILGAAGMKLQKRFTLEILE
- the rpsP gene encoding 30S ribosomal protein S16; this encodes MIRLARIGARKKPYYRVVVIEKDRARNGRSVEVVGTYNPRTTPATINLKRDRIDHWVSKGAQLSETVSKLISKQAQPAPAA